One stretch of Streptomyces sp. R21 DNA includes these proteins:
- the pqqE gene encoding pyrroloquinoline quinone biosynthesis protein PqqE, with protein sequence MNVDPPWALLAELTHGCPLRCAYCSNPVELVGRSEELNTEQWVDVLRQAADLGVVQTHVSGGEPLLRRDLADIVTAADSAGLYTQLVTSGVGLHERRLGGLVDAGLRSVQLSVQHADPAAAELIAGARSFRAKERAARLVREAGLPLGLNAVLHRANIDALDDLIVLALAWGADRIELANTQFYGWALRNRAALLPTRDQTERARSSLARWRERLAGELELVWVAPDYLDGTAKPCMGGWGAVSLTVAPDGTVLPCPAAASLPGLDAPNVRDHPLAWIWHTSGAFNAYRGEAWMHDPCRTCALRTTDFGGCRCQAHALTGDATRPDPACRHAPDHPLVRALVDAPGTPASTPGPAPAYAYREYRGGET encoded by the coding sequence GTGAACGTCGATCCTCCCTGGGCACTGCTCGCCGAACTCACCCACGGCTGTCCGCTGCGCTGCGCGTACTGCTCCAACCCCGTCGAACTGGTCGGTCGGTCAGAAGAGTTGAACACTGAACAATGGGTCGACGTTCTCCGTCAGGCCGCTGACCTGGGCGTCGTGCAGACCCATGTCTCCGGCGGCGAGCCGCTTCTCAGACGTGACCTCGCCGACATCGTCACGGCCGCCGACTCGGCCGGCCTCTACACCCAGCTGGTCACCAGCGGCGTCGGCCTGCACGAACGGCGGCTGGGCGGCCTCGTCGACGCAGGACTGCGCAGCGTCCAGCTCTCCGTGCAGCACGCCGACCCGGCGGCCGCCGAACTCATCGCGGGCGCCCGCTCGTTCCGGGCGAAGGAGCGCGCCGCCCGGCTGGTGCGCGAGGCGGGGCTCCCGCTCGGGCTGAACGCCGTGCTGCACCGCGCCAACATCGACGCGCTCGACGACCTGATCGTCCTCGCCCTCGCCTGGGGCGCCGACCGCATCGAGCTCGCCAACACCCAGTTCTACGGCTGGGCGCTGCGCAACCGCGCCGCCCTGCTCCCGACCCGCGACCAGACCGAACGGGCCCGCTCCTCACTCGCCCGGTGGCGTGAACGCCTCGCCGGAGAGCTGGAGTTGGTCTGGGTCGCCCCCGACTACCTCGACGGCACCGCGAAACCGTGCATGGGCGGCTGGGGCGCAGTCTCTCTCACGGTCGCCCCGGACGGCACGGTCCTGCCGTGCCCGGCCGCGGCCTCCCTGCCCGGCCTCGACGCACCGAACGTACGCGATCACCCGCTGGCCTGGATCTGGCACACCTCGGGCGCCTTCAACGCCTACCGCGGCGAGGCCTGGATGCACGACCCCTGCCGCACCTGCGCCCTGCGCACCACCGACTTCGGCGGCTGCCGCTGCCAGGCGCACGCGCTCACCGGCGACGCGACCCGCCCCGACCCGGCCTGCCGCCACGCCCCCGACCACCCGCTGGTCCGAGCGCTCGTGGATGCGCCCGGCACGCCGGCCAGCACTCCCGGCCCCGCCCCTGCCTACGCCTATCGCGAATACCGCGGAGGAGAAACATGA
- the pqqD gene encoding pyrroloquinoline quinone biosynthesis peptide chaperone PqqD — protein sequence MTWRPALARSVMLRHDRVRGADLLLLPERVVVLRGNAGSVLRLCDGRHEVPEIVTELGERFPGAPVAREVPAFLTALRKEGWLR from the coding sequence ATGACCTGGCGGCCTGCCCTCGCCCGATCCGTGATGCTCCGTCACGACCGGGTCCGTGGCGCCGACTTGCTGCTTCTGCCCGAGCGGGTCGTCGTCCTGCGGGGCAACGCGGGCAGTGTGCTCCGGCTCTGCGACGGCCGTCACGAGGTGCCCGAGATCGTCACGGAGCTGGGTGAACGATTCCCCGGGGCTCCGGTCGCCCGCGAAGTCCCCGCGTTTCTCACGGCGTTGCGAAAGGAGGGCTGGCTCCGGTGA
- the pqqC gene encoding pyrroloquinoline-quinone synthase PqqC has protein sequence MTSVHGGGTAAPWGTDEFTERLRAVAEERYHDRHPFNIRMHQGELTPGELRRWIANRFHYQRHIPVKDALILAKFDDPALRRAWLRRIRDHDGTREGEGGIERWLRLGEAAGLGRAELRDASRVLPGVRLAVEGYVNFCRLRPALDAVAASLTELSAPGLMRTRIAAFEHHYPWIEAEGLAYFRTRIGQGGRDSEEALALVRSWARTREQQERAVAALTFKCDVLWSLLDAVERGAPRAVGQGAS, from the coding sequence GTGACATCCGTGCACGGCGGCGGTACCGCGGCCCCTTGGGGAACCGACGAGTTCACCGAGCGGCTGCGCGCCGTCGCCGAGGAGCGCTACCACGACCGACATCCCTTCAACATCCGTATGCACCAGGGCGAGTTGACGCCCGGCGAGCTGCGCCGCTGGATCGCCAACCGCTTCCACTACCAGCGCCACATCCCCGTCAAGGACGCCCTGATCCTCGCCAAGTTCGACGACCCCGCGCTGCGCAGGGCCTGGTTGCGGCGCATCCGGGACCACGACGGAACGCGGGAGGGGGAGGGTGGCATCGAACGCTGGCTGCGGCTCGGTGAGGCGGCCGGCCTCGGCCGTGCCGAACTGCGGGACGCCTCCCGGGTGCTGCCCGGGGTGCGGCTCGCCGTCGAGGGCTACGTCAACTTCTGCCGCCTGCGCCCGGCGCTCGACGCCGTCGCCGCATCCCTGACCGAGCTGTCGGCGCCGGGCCTGATGCGCACCCGCATCGCCGCCTTCGAACACCACTACCCGTGGATCGAGGCCGAGGGGCTCGCCTACTTCCGGACCCGGATCGGGCAGGGAGGCCGCGACAGCGAGGAAGCCCTCGCGCTCGTACGGAGCTGGGCCCGCACCCGCGAGCAGCAGGAGCGAGCGGTGGCGGCACTCACCTTCAAGTGCGACGTGCTCTGGTCCCTGCTGGACGCGGTGGAGCGAGGTGCGCCGCGCGCGGTGGGGCAGGGCGCGTCATGA
- the pqqA gene encoding pyrroloquinoline quinone precursor peptide PqqA, translated as MERPIRETSEERVWETPGYLVIETALEVTAYALGDRT; from the coding sequence ATGGAACGGCCCATTCGGGAAACATCGGAGGAAAGGGTCTGGGAGACCCCGGGGTATCTCGTCATCGAGACCGCCCTGGAGGTCACCGCCTACGCCCTCGGCGACCGCACCTAG
- a CDS encoding aldo/keto reductase: MPQLGFGVWQVPDNEAERAVATALEAGYRSIDTAAIYGNEEGTGKAIAASGVAREDLFVTTKLWNGDQGYDTTLRAFDTSLEKLGLDYVDLYLIHWPLPSRGTFVDSYKAFEKLYADGRAKAIGVSNFLPEHLRTLLDATSVIPAVNQIELHPHLQQHAAREFHAERGIATEAWSPLGSGKGLLEVPAIVAIAQKHGRTPAQIVLRWHLQLGNVVIPKSVTPSRIKENIDVFDFSLDAEDIAAISALNEDRRLGPDPATFDMG; encoded by the coding sequence ATGCCCCAGCTGGGCTTCGGTGTCTGGCAGGTGCCGGACAACGAGGCGGAGCGGGCCGTCGCCACCGCACTGGAGGCCGGGTACCGCAGTATCGACACTGCGGCGATCTACGGCAACGAAGAGGGCACCGGAAAGGCGATCGCCGCCTCCGGCGTGGCCCGCGAGGATCTCTTCGTCACCACCAAGCTCTGGAACGGCGACCAGGGGTACGACACCACACTGCGCGCCTTCGACACATCGCTGGAGAAGCTCGGCCTGGACTACGTGGATCTGTATCTGATCCACTGGCCGCTGCCCTCGCGTGGCACGTTCGTCGACTCGTACAAGGCCTTCGAGAAGCTGTACGCGGACGGTCGCGCCAAGGCCATCGGTGTCTCCAACTTCCTTCCGGAGCACCTGCGGACGCTGCTCGACGCGACGTCCGTCATCCCGGCGGTGAACCAGATCGAGCTGCACCCGCACCTCCAGCAGCACGCCGCGCGGGAGTTCCACGCGGAGCGGGGCATCGCCACCGAGGCCTGGTCCCCGCTCGGCTCGGGCAAGGGCCTCCTGGAGGTCCCGGCGATCGTCGCCATCGCCCAGAAGCACGGCCGTACGCCGGCCCAGATCGTGCTGCGCTGGCACCTCCAGCTCGGCAACGTGGTGATCCCCAAGTCCGTGACCCCGTCGCGGATCAAGGAGAACATCGACGTCTTCGACTTCAGCCTGGACGCCGAGGACATCGCGGCGATCAGCGCTCTGAACGAGGACCGCCGCCTGGGTCCCGACCCGGCGACCTTCGACATGGGCTGA
- a CDS encoding glycoside hydrolase family 75 protein yields the protein MRTRTLTLAAAAGAALLATAALPASASGTASGTADPRSAQEGSVSAADLLAKVTSCSQISNGKYKTDDETSATIPVCGKNGAVFWKADMDVDCDGQVTAKCNGDTDPWFQDDTAFHQSDGKPLRADSLPYVVVPSSSSIWKYSSSGIKGGGVVAVIYNNKVEYAVVGDTGPTKIIGEASYATANALGINPDPENGGADSGVTYILFKNSQASPIESHSKAVSLGDSLAKQFLQNN from the coding sequence GTGCGCACTCGAACACTGACCCTCGCGGCGGCCGCCGGAGCCGCCCTCCTCGCCACCGCGGCGCTCCCGGCCAGCGCGTCGGGCACGGCTTCGGGCACGGCCGATCCTCGTTCCGCACAGGAGGGTTCGGTCAGCGCGGCCGACCTGCTCGCCAAGGTGACGTCCTGTTCGCAGATATCGAACGGCAAGTACAAGACCGATGACGAGACCTCGGCCACCATCCCCGTGTGCGGCAAGAACGGCGCGGTGTTCTGGAAGGCCGACATGGATGTCGACTGCGACGGCCAGGTCACAGCCAAGTGCAACGGCGACACCGACCCCTGGTTCCAGGACGACACCGCCTTCCACCAGTCCGACGGCAAGCCACTGCGCGCCGACTCGCTGCCGTACGTCGTCGTGCCCAGCTCCAGCAGCATCTGGAAGTACTCGAGCTCCGGCATCAAGGGCGGCGGCGTGGTCGCCGTCATCTACAACAACAAGGTCGAGTACGCGGTCGTCGGCGACACCGGCCCCACGAAGATCATCGGCGAGGCCTCGTACGCCACCGCCAACGCCCTCGGCATCAATCCCGACCCGGAGAACGGCGGCGCGGACTCCGGAGTGACGTACATCCTGTTCAAGAACTCGCAGGCGTCGCCGATCGAGAGCCACAGCAAGGCCGTGTCGCTGGGCGACTCGCTGGCCAAGCAGTTCCTGCAGAACAACTGA
- a CDS encoding trans-aconitate 2-methyltransferase: protein MAHHHDQQHNDQHSHRHGHDHADLDWAEMAPLLEAQAELFAPMHAQVAAWLGTHQSEPGLIVDAGSGPGVVSCVLADAFPGARVVAADASGPLLERARERADRLGVADRFSTLEAELPGGLADLDYPVDLLWASKSLHHIGDQRAALIAFAERLAPGGTLALLEGGLPTRFLPRDIGIGRPGLQSRIDAVEDSWFSGMRAGLPGAVTEIEDWPALLTAAGLRHTGTRSFLLDLPAPLSDEARAYLVSYLGRRRESLADALDADDVATLDRLLDPDDKASLHHRPDVFVLTADTVYAAEKPA, encoded by the coding sequence ATGGCACATCATCACGATCAGCAGCACAACGACCAGCACAGCCACCGGCACGGTCATGATCACGCCGATCTGGACTGGGCCGAGATGGCTCCCCTCCTGGAGGCGCAGGCGGAGCTGTTCGCGCCGATGCACGCGCAGGTTGCCGCCTGGCTGGGGACGCACCAGTCGGAGCCGGGCCTCATCGTCGACGCCGGCAGCGGCCCCGGCGTCGTGTCCTGCGTCCTCGCCGACGCGTTCCCCGGCGCACGGGTCGTCGCCGCCGACGCCTCGGGGCCCCTCCTGGAGCGTGCCCGCGAGCGCGCGGACCGGCTCGGGGTGGCCGACCGCTTCAGCACCCTGGAGGCCGAACTCCCCGGTGGGCTGGCCGACTTGGACTACCCCGTCGACCTGCTCTGGGCGAGTAAGAGCCTGCACCACATCGGCGACCAGCGAGCGGCCCTCATCGCCTTCGCGGAGCGGCTCGCCCCGGGCGGAACGCTCGCCCTGCTGGAGGGCGGCCTGCCCACGCGCTTCCTCCCGCGTGACATCGGCATCGGGCGCCCGGGGCTCCAGTCCCGTATCGACGCCGTGGAGGACTCCTGGTTCTCCGGGATGCGGGCCGGGCTGCCCGGGGCGGTCACGGAGATCGAGGACTGGCCGGCGCTGCTGACTGCGGCGGGCCTGCGCCACACCGGGACCCGCTCCTTCCTGCTCGACCTGCCGGCGCCCCTGTCGGACGAGGCCCGCGCCTACCTGGTGTCGTACCTCGGCCGCCGCCGCGAGTCCCTCGCCGACGCCCTCGACGCCGACGACGTCGCCACCCTCGACCGGCTGCTCGACCCCGACGACAAGGCGAGCCTGCACCACCGCCCCGACGTGTTCGTCCTCACGGCGGACACGGTGTACGCGGCGGAGAAGCCGGCCTGA
- a CDS encoding phytanoyl-CoA dioxygenase family protein: protein MDVSHSDSTHDEMVERFLEDGFVKIEGAFPPRVAQDCARLLWKETGYDPEDPGTWKDPVHWVSGMAQGPFAAAVNSPVLHEAFDLLVGEGRWEPRYSLGSFPLRFPHEEEPDDAGWHIEGSYLPEGANWYFTNLRSRDRALLMLFLFSEVGPEDAPTRIRVGSHLDVPPLLEPYGEEGVSGLDIAPKLVEASAHRPLAYATGRPGDVYLCHPFLVHAAQPHHGTRPRFMAQPPLGPAAPYELERPDGDYSAVEFAIRRGLAGEA, encoded by the coding sequence ATGGATGTCTCCCACAGCGACTCGACGCACGACGAGATGGTGGAGCGGTTCCTGGAGGACGGCTTCGTGAAGATCGAGGGCGCCTTCCCGCCGCGCGTCGCCCAGGACTGCGCCCGGCTGCTGTGGAAGGAGACGGGGTACGACCCCGAGGACCCCGGCACCTGGAAGGACCCGGTGCACTGGGTGTCCGGCATGGCGCAGGGCCCGTTCGCCGCGGCCGTCAACTCCCCTGTGCTGCATGAGGCGTTCGACCTGCTGGTCGGCGAGGGCCGCTGGGAGCCGCGCTATTCGCTCGGCAGCTTTCCGCTGCGCTTCCCGCACGAGGAGGAGCCGGACGACGCGGGCTGGCACATCGAGGGAAGCTATCTCCCCGAGGGCGCGAACTGGTACTTCACGAACCTCCGGTCACGGGACCGCGCGCTGCTGATGCTCTTCCTCTTCAGTGAGGTGGGCCCCGAGGACGCCCCGACCCGCATCCGGGTGGGCTCGCATCTGGACGTGCCGCCGCTGCTGGAGCCGTACGGCGAGGAAGGCGTCTCGGGGCTGGACATCGCCCCGAAGCTGGTCGAGGCCTCGGCCCACCGCCCGCTCGCGTACGCCACCGGCCGCCCCGGCGACGTGTACCTGTGCCATCCGTTCCTGGTGCACGCGGCCCAGCCGCACCACGGGACGCGCCCGCGTTTCATGGCGCAGCCGCCGCTGGGTCCGGCCGCGCCCTACGAGCTGGAGCGGCCGGACGGGGACTACTCGGCGGTGGAGTTCGCGATCCGCCGGGGTCTGGCCGGGGAGGCCTGA
- a CDS encoding glycoside hydrolase family 6 protein: MSRTRTALLASLALVAGASGTAFAVVAPSNVAAAAACTVDYKVQNQWDTGFTAAVTVTNNSAAKSSWAVKWSYAGNQKVTQGWNAKITQSGAAVTAANESYNGTLASGGSVSFGFNGSYSGTNAVPTSFTLDGVSCNGDSGPTDPPTTDPPAGTKVDNPYAGAKVYVNPEWKAKADAETGGSRISNQPTGVWLDRIAAINGANGSMGLRAHLDAALAQKGANEEVVQLVVYDLPGRDCAALASNGELGPTEIDKYKTQFIDPIAAILADSKYASLRIVTTIEIDSLPNLVTNTGGKATATPACDTMLANGNYVKGVGYALHKLGAIPNVYNYIDAGHHGWLGWDDNFGPSATLFKQAATAEGATVNDVHGFITNTANYSALKENNFTINDSVNGVSVRQSKWVDWNRYVDELSYAQAFRNQLVSVGFNSGIGMLIDTSRNGWGGTARPTGPGATTSVDTYVNGGRYDRRIHVGNWCNQSGAGLGERPQAAPAAGIDAYVWMKPPGESDGSSSAIANDEGKGFDRMCDPTYTGNARNGNSMSGALPNAPLSGHWFSAQFQELMKNAYPAL; encoded by the coding sequence ATGAGTCGTACCAGAACAGCGTTACTCGCCTCCTTGGCGCTGGTCGCCGGGGCCTCCGGGACGGCATTCGCCGTCGTCGCACCCTCCAATGTCGCCGCCGCGGCCGCCTGTACCGTGGACTACAAGGTGCAGAACCAGTGGGACACCGGCTTCACGGCCGCCGTCACCGTCACCAACAACAGCGCCGCCAAGAGCAGTTGGGCGGTGAAATGGTCCTACGCCGGAAACCAGAAGGTCACCCAGGGCTGGAACGCGAAGATCACCCAGAGCGGCGCGGCCGTCACCGCCGCCAACGAGAGCTACAACGGCACGCTGGCGAGCGGGGGTTCGGTCAGCTTCGGCTTCAACGGCTCCTACAGCGGCACCAACGCGGTGCCGACGTCCTTCACGCTGGACGGCGTGAGCTGTAACGGCGACAGCGGTCCCACCGACCCTCCGACCACGGATCCGCCCGCCGGCACCAAGGTCGACAACCCGTACGCCGGTGCCAAGGTGTACGTGAACCCCGAGTGGAAGGCGAAGGCCGACGCCGAGACCGGCGGCAGCCGCATCTCCAACCAGCCCACCGGTGTCTGGCTCGACCGCATCGCCGCCATCAACGGCGCGAACGGCAGCATGGGCCTGCGTGCGCACTTGGACGCGGCGCTCGCCCAGAAGGGCGCCAACGAAGAAGTCGTCCAACTCGTCGTCTACGACCTGCCCGGACGCGACTGCGCGGCCCTCGCCTCCAACGGTGAACTCGGCCCGACGGAGATCGACAAGTACAAGACGCAGTTCATCGACCCGATCGCGGCGATCCTCGCCGACTCCAAGTACGCGAGCCTGCGCATCGTCACCACCATCGAGATCGACTCGCTGCCGAACCTCGTGACCAACACCGGCGGCAAGGCAACCGCCACCCCCGCGTGCGACACCATGCTCGCCAACGGCAACTACGTGAAGGGCGTCGGCTACGCGCTGCACAAGCTCGGCGCGATCCCCAACGTCTACAACTACATCGACGCCGGACACCACGGCTGGCTCGGCTGGGACGACAACTTCGGCCCCTCCGCCACCCTGTTCAAGCAGGCGGCCACCGCCGAGGGCGCGACCGTGAACGACGTGCACGGGTTCATCACCAACACGGCCAACTACAGCGCCCTGAAGGAGAACAACTTCACCATCAACGACTCGGTGAACGGTGTCTCCGTCCGCCAGTCCAAGTGGGTCGACTGGAACCGCTATGTCGATGAGCTGTCGTACGCCCAGGCCTTCCGCAACCAGCTCGTCTCGGTCGGCTTCAACTCCGGCATCGGCATGCTGATCGACACCTCCCGCAACGGCTGGGGCGGCACCGCCCGGCCCACCGGCCCCGGCGCCACGACCAGCGTGGACACCTACGTCAACGGCGGCCGCTACGACCGCCGTATCCACGTCGGCAACTGGTGCAACCAGTCCGGGGCGGGCCTCGGCGAGCGTCCGCAGGCAGCGCCCGCGGCCGGGATCGACGCCTACGTGTGGATGAAGCCTCCGGGCGAGTCCGACGGCTCCAGCTCGGCGATCGCGAACGACGAGGGCAAGGGCTTCGACCGGATGTGCGACCCGACGTACACCGGCAACGCCCGCAACGGCAACAGCATGTCCGGCGCGCTGCCCAATGCACCGCTGTCCGGGCACTGGTTCTCCGCCCAGTTCCAGGAGCTCATGAAGAACGCCTACCCGGCGCTGTAG
- a CDS encoding cellulase family glycosylhydrolase yields the protein MRHPPRLLFLTVGAAATALVGTAVAPVVTASGAAPACTVEYSVTSQWDAGFQGAVKIVNNTAAVSSWSLTFDFAGGQKVNQGWNAKWSQSATTVTATNESWNGSLGTGSSVSAGFVASWSGGNAAPTAFKLNGTTCNVDADPSPTPPPTVPPADGKAPALHVSGNKLVDANGAGRRLLGVNRSGGEFMCVQGRGIWDGPVDDAAIKAIADWKANTVRIPLNEECWLGLTDIKPEYAGANYIAAVKDLVTKVEAHGMTPIVELHWTYGQYTGNSAGCSDVHATCQKPMPDAQYSPAFWSSVASTFKSDPSVAFDLFNEPYPDRATSTTTQAWQCWRDGGNCPGISYEVAGMQDLVDAVRGAGAKNVVLAGGLAYSNDLSQWLTYKPSDPTGNLVAAYHVYNFNTCSSASCWNSTLSPVAAQVPLVAGEIGENTCSHAFVDTVMKWFDDRGLSYLGWTWNTWDCSTGPSLISNYDGTPTSYGIGLRDHLRALNG from the coding sequence ATGCGACACCCCCCGCGTTTACTTTTCTTAACTGTCGGCGCTGCCGCGACCGCCCTGGTGGGCACCGCGGTCGCGCCGGTTGTCACGGCTTCAGGGGCCGCCCCCGCGTGCACGGTGGAGTACTCCGTCACCAGCCAGTGGGACGCCGGCTTCCAGGGCGCCGTGAAGATCGTCAACAACACGGCAGCGGTGAGCAGTTGGAGCCTCACCTTCGACTTCGCCGGTGGGCAGAAGGTCAACCAGGGCTGGAACGCCAAATGGTCCCAGTCCGCTACGACCGTGACCGCGACCAACGAGAGCTGGAACGGCTCGCTCGGCACGGGCTCAAGTGTCAGTGCCGGATTCGTCGCCTCCTGGTCGGGCGGCAACGCGGCACCGACCGCCTTCAAGCTCAACGGCACGACCTGCAACGTGGACGCGGACCCGTCGCCGACACCTCCGCCGACCGTTCCACCCGCGGACGGCAAGGCACCCGCCCTCCATGTCTCCGGGAACAAGCTGGTGGACGCGAACGGGGCGGGCCGGCGCCTGCTCGGCGTCAACCGCTCCGGCGGCGAGTTCATGTGCGTCCAGGGCCGGGGCATCTGGGACGGTCCGGTCGACGACGCGGCCATCAAGGCGATCGCCGACTGGAAGGCCAACACGGTCCGCATCCCGCTGAACGAGGAGTGCTGGCTCGGCCTGACCGACATCAAGCCCGAGTACGCGGGCGCCAACTACATCGCCGCCGTCAAGGACCTGGTGACGAAGGTCGAGGCGCACGGCATGACGCCGATCGTCGAACTCCACTGGACGTACGGCCAGTACACCGGCAACTCGGCGGGCTGCTCCGACGTGCACGCCACCTGCCAGAAGCCGATGCCGGACGCGCAGTACAGCCCGGCGTTCTGGTCCTCGGTCGCGAGCACCTTCAAGAGCGACCCGTCCGTCGCCTTCGACCTGTTCAACGAGCCCTACCCGGACCGCGCGACCTCCACGACCACCCAGGCGTGGCAGTGCTGGCGGGACGGTGGCAACTGCCCCGGCATCTCCTACGAGGTCGCTGGAATGCAGGACCTGGTCGACGCGGTGCGCGGCGCCGGTGCCAAGAACGTGGTCCTGGCCGGCGGGCTCGCGTACTCCAACGACCTGAGCCAGTGGCTGACGTACAAGCCCAGTGATCCCACGGGCAATCTCGTCGCCGCCTACCACGTCTACAACTTCAACACCTGCTCCAGCGCGAGCTGCTGGAACTCGACGCTTTCCCCGGTGGCCGCTCAAGTACCGCTCGTGGCCGGGGAGATCGGGGAGAACACCTGCTCCCACGCCTTCGTCGACACCGTCATGAAGTGGTTCGACGACCGGGGCCTCTCCTACCTCGGCTGGACGTGGAACACCTGGGACTGCTCCACCGGGCCGTCCCTGATCTCCAACTACGACGGCACTCCCACGTCGTACGGCATCGGGCTGCGTGACCATCTGCGCGCCCTGAACGGATAG